One Helicobacter sp. 12S02232-10 DNA segment encodes these proteins:
- the lptD gene encoding LPS assembly protein LptD: MLRLVFILIFCIFAYGSETAVQKFDKNNNKIFELLADNVNAKGSVVIASGNAVLLNHDMYILADKISYDTKNRIATIDGDIKIYKGGGFFVHAEHIVLNMNEKYEAIEPFYMQDGVSGMWVSASLAQNNDKKYSFKNATISGCSIENPIWHIDATSGSYNATGSYLSLWNPKIYIGDIPVLYFPYLFLSTSNKRTTGFLYPEFAASNTEGFVYMQPFYLALQDFWDMTFTPQIRTSRGYGGNLEARFVDWEEDKFVFNTRFFHNNESYYKKYNLRNKNVFGFEFLHSSRNPLEKYFGLKSLIDNGLYLDFLYMNDLDYVRFENINKIITDGTHMSRGNYYVQTEDNYYGINFKYFLNLNKINNNKTFQSLPNLQYHKYLNSIFLKNLLYSVDYEFKNTTRDMGYGYVQNSLSVPIGMQFSLFKKYISLGIWNNLYMSNLAITNPSGTYIPDLGKKSTREFGNILSAGYSVSLNTDLAKDYDKIFHTIQFEMIFSAPYFEKSNGLFDSEMYTLTSRARNDYVTNNLDYYSIGGNLYSDVWDPLNVTGSNISTKKMDLKLTQYFYGLGGKELFYWKMSQTLNFDDKVSIARIPMENKIGFSPLEGLDIYGSVFYSFYYNSLDEVALNAMYKRNYMVANLSYYIKRNFNDDGINKIIENSANYLKGGFSNDFGYFGLSASAGYDIKNNVLLDWDIGIFKNIRCFGIGLKFVNQRRPILTNNPGNPLEVLKNTYIKLELNFSPLTNTALTYRVTK; encoded by the coding sequence TTGCTTAGATTAGTTTTTATTCTTATTTTTTGTATCTTTGCATATGGGAGTGAAACTGCTGTGCAAAAATTTGATAAAAACAATAATAAAATTTTTGAGCTTTTAGCAGATAATGTAAATGCCAAAGGTAGCGTGGTGATTGCTTCGGGTAATGCGGTGCTTTTAAATCACGATATGTATATTCTTGCTGATAAAATTTCATACGATACAAAAAATCGCATTGCTACAATTGATGGAGATATAAAAATCTATAAAGGGGGAGGATTTTTTGTCCATGCTGAGCACATTGTTTTAAATATGAATGAAAAATATGAAGCTATTGAGCCTTTTTATATGCAAGATGGTGTTAGCGGGATGTGGGTGAGTGCGAGTTTAGCACAAAATAATGACAAAAAATATAGTTTTAAAAATGCGACGATTTCAGGTTGTAGCATTGAAAATCCGATTTGGCATATTGATGCGACTTCGGGATCTTATAATGCAACAGGTTCTTATCTTTCTCTTTGGAATCCAAAAATCTACATCGGGGATATTCCAGTGCTGTATTTTCCTTATTTGTTTTTATCTACAAGCAATAAAAGAACGACAGGTTTTTTGTATCCTGAATTTGCTGCATCCAATACTGAAGGTTTTGTCTATATGCAGCCTTTTTATTTGGCTCTTCAAGATTTTTGGGATATGACCTTTACCCCTCAAATCAGAACCAGTAGAGGTTATGGAGGCAATCTTGAGGCTAGGTTTGTTGATTGGGAAGAAGATAAATTTGTTTTTAATACAAGATTTTTTCACAACAATGAATCTTATTATAAGAAATATAATTTAAGAAATAAAAATGTGTTTGGTTTTGAGTTTTTGCATTCAAGCAGAAATCCACTTGAAAAATATTTCGGACTCAAATCTTTGATTGATAATGGCTTATATCTTGATTTTTTGTATATGAACGATTTGGATTATGTTCGATTTGAAAATATCAATAAAATCATCACAGATGGTACGCATATGTCTAGAGGCAATTATTATGTTCAAACTGAAGATAATTATTATGGTATTAATTTTAAATATTTTTTAAACTTGAATAAGATTAACAATAACAAGACCTTTCAATCTTTGCCAAATTTGCAGTATCACAAGTATTTAAATTCAATTTTTTTAAAAAATCTTTTGTACTCTGTGGATTATGAATTCAAAAATACTACAAGAGATATGGGCTATGGTTATGTTCAAAATTCTTTGAGCGTGCCTATTGGGATGCAATTTTCTCTTTTTAAAAAATATATTTCTTTAGGGATTTGGAATAATCTGTATATGAGTAATTTGGCCATTACTAATCCTTCTGGCACATATATCCCTGATTTAGGGAAAAAAAGCACAAGAGAGTTCGGTAATATTTTATCGGCAGGCTACTCAGTTTCGCTAAATACAGATTTAGCAAAAGATTATGATAAAATTTTTCACACAATACAATTTGAAATGATTTTTAGTGCCCCTTATTTTGAGAAATCTAATGGCTTGTTTGATTCTGAAATGTATACGCTTACATCTAGGGCAAGGAATGATTATGTTACAAATAATTTAGATTATTATTCTATTGGAGGGAATTTATATAGCGATGTTTGGGATCCTTTGAATGTTACGGGTTCAAATATATCCACAAAAAAAATGGATCTGAAACTCACGCAGTATTTTTATGGACTTGGAGGTAAAGAACTATTTTATTGGAAAATGTCTCAAACTTTAAATTTTGATGATAAGGTTTCAATAGCACGTATTCCAATGGAAAATAAAATCGGATTTTCTCCTTTGGAGGGACTAGATATCTATGGAAGCGTTTTTTATTCTTTTTATTATAATAGTTTGGATGAAGTTGCTTTAAATGCGATGTATAAGCGTAATTATATGGTTGCTAATTTATCTTATTATATTAAAAGAAACTTTAATGATGATGGCATTAATAAGATCATTGAAAATTCGGCAAATTATTTAAAGGGAGGATTCAGTAATGATTTTGGATATTTTGGATTGAGTGCATCAGCGGGCTATGATATTAAAAATAATGTTTTATTGGATTGGGATATAGGTATTTTTAAGAATATTCGTTGTTTTGGAATCGGACTTAAGTTTGTCAATCAAAGAAGACCGATTTTGACAAATAATCCAGGCAATCCCTTGGAGGTTTTAAAAAATACCTACATCAAGCTGGAATTAAATTTTTCACCCCTTACCAATACCGCTTTGACTTATAGAGTTACGAAATGA
- a CDS encoding RDD family protein has protein sequence MNLTDEKLEEILFRENLSIASFSHRAGAFFIDILIAGCLSWAFCCYFFSGKISTIETKIFFIQNFIFFIFIFHFFYELFFVSFFGASLGKMIFKLKIISVLSLDKPSFEIVLVRCFIKILETIACFLPFIFAFKDKFLRAIHDKLSRTIVIVIE, from the coding sequence ATGAATTTGACAGATGAGAAACTAGAGGAAATATTGTTTCGCGAAAATTTAAGCATAGCCTCTTTTTCTCATAGGGCAGGCGCTTTTTTTATTGATATTTTGATTGCGGGCTGTCTTTCGTGGGCATTTTGTTGTTATTTTTTTTCAGGGAAGATTTCGACTATAGAGACAAAAATATTTTTTATTCAAAATTTTATATTTTTCATTTTCATTTTTCATTTTTTTTATGAGCTTTTTTTTGTATCTTTTTTTGGAGCTTCGCTTGGAAAGATGATTTTTAAGCTCAAAATTATTTCTGTTTTGAGCTTAGATAAACCTAGTTTTGAAATTGTCTTGGTGCGCTGTTTTATTAAGATTTTAGAAACAATAGCTTGTTTTTTGCCATTTATTTTTGCTTTTAAAGACAAATTCTTGCGCGCCATTCATGATAAATTGTCAAGAACCATTGTTATTGTAATCGAATAG